In Bacillus cereus ATCC 14579, a single window of DNA contains:
- a CDS encoding DUF3948 family protein produces MKEQVLQVTKGDFVGSASGAVVLTALIVFLSSVLV; encoded by the coding sequence ATGAAAGAGCAAGTATTACAAGTAACAAAAGGTGATTTCGTAGGATCAGCAAGTGGAGCGGTAGTATTAACAGCATTAATCGTATTTCTATCAAGCGTATTAGTATAA
- a CDS encoding Cof-type HAD-IIB family hydrolase, which yields MKLIALDMDGTLLSSNLEISKENLQAIQTAQEAGHIVMICSGRAKEDALKLLEEYKLSLPVGASNGAIVYVDGKVINSRCIQNDKVYKLAKLLESEGFPYKLYTNKGVYSPYTWQDQVMQAFEENKHALDVTLEELERITEKQKKSNLITDFKKIEDVVNNQELEISKFFILTFNAAHRAQLLSILQEDADIMVTASAPTNLEIMDKNGHKGNGIQQMAAHFNIPIEDTVAIGDNFNDVPMLEVAGLSVAMGNAEEDVKKLCDVVTLTNNEHGVAHAIEQFVLKQTSSIK from the coding sequence TTGAAATTAATCGCATTAGATATGGATGGTACACTACTATCATCTAATCTTGAAATCTCCAAAGAAAACCTACAAGCAATCCAAACTGCACAAGAAGCTGGTCATATTGTAATGATCTGTTCTGGTCGTGCGAAAGAGGATGCTTTAAAGCTATTGGAAGAATATAAATTATCTCTTCCAGTCGGAGCAAGCAATGGGGCTATTGTTTATGTGGATGGAAAAGTAATTAACTCGCGTTGTATACAAAACGACAAAGTTTACAAACTTGCAAAATTACTAGAATCTGAAGGTTTCCCATATAAGCTATATACGAATAAAGGAGTTTATTCTCCATATACATGGCAAGATCAAGTGATGCAAGCATTCGAAGAAAATAAGCATGCGCTTGATGTTACATTAGAGGAACTTGAACGAATTACAGAAAAGCAAAAGAAATCGAACCTAATTACTGATTTCAAAAAAATAGAAGATGTTGTAAATAACCAAGAACTAGAAATATCTAAATTCTTCATTTTAACGTTTAATGCAGCGCATCGCGCACAACTATTAAGTATATTACAAGAAGATGCTGATATTATGGTTACAGCATCGGCTCCTACTAACTTAGAAATTATGGATAAGAATGGACATAAAGGAAACGGGATACAGCAGATGGCAGCTCATTTTAATATCCCTATTGAAGATACAGTTGCTATTGGTGATAATTTTAATGATGTACCGATGTTAGAAGTAGCAGGCTTATCTGTTGCAATGGGCAACGCTGAAGAAGATGTAAAAAAGCTATGTGATGTTGTAACACTAACAAACAATGAACATGGTGTTGCTCACGCAATCGAGCAATTTGTATTGAAACAAACTTCATCTATTAAATAA
- a CDS encoding ABC transporter ATP-binding protein, which translates to MSEPLLEVKNLKTYFPIKGGVFSRTIGHVKAVDGVSFTINKGEVFGLVGESGSGKTTIGKTILRLVQKTEGEVKFKGKDVHSLSKDELRKHRPNMQLVFQDPFSSLNPRMRIGEALGEPMLAHGLATKENVREKVIEVLELCGLAPYHIDRYPHEFSGGQRQRIVIARAMVLNPEFIVADEPVAALDVSIQAQIINLFSELQEKKGLSYLFISHDLSVVEHLCTKIGIMYLGTIVETAPRDELFTNPLHPYTKALLSAVPIPDPTVKRERIILEGDIPSPANPPSGCRFHTRCPFATDVCKKIVPEFRNVGAEHFVACHHV; encoded by the coding sequence ATGAGTGAACCATTATTAGAGGTGAAAAATCTAAAGACATATTTTCCAATTAAGGGTGGCGTATTTAGTAGAACAATTGGGCATGTAAAAGCGGTTGATGGAGTAAGTTTTACTATTAATAAAGGTGAAGTGTTTGGTCTCGTTGGCGAATCAGGGAGCGGAAAAACAACAATAGGAAAAACAATTTTACGCCTCGTTCAAAAAACGGAGGGAGAAGTGAAGTTTAAAGGGAAAGATGTTCATTCTTTATCCAAGGATGAATTAAGAAAACATCGCCCTAATATGCAGCTCGTTTTCCAAGATCCATTTAGCTCATTAAATCCGAGAATGAGAATTGGAGAAGCGCTTGGAGAGCCAATGTTGGCCCACGGATTAGCGACGAAAGAAAATGTTCGTGAAAAGGTAATTGAAGTATTGGAGTTATGTGGATTAGCTCCTTATCATATTGACCGGTATCCCCATGAGTTTTCTGGTGGACAACGTCAGCGTATCGTAATCGCAAGAGCTATGGTATTAAATCCGGAATTTATTGTAGCTGATGAACCTGTGGCGGCACTAGATGTATCTATCCAAGCACAAATTATTAATTTATTTAGTGAGTTACAAGAGAAAAAGGGATTATCTTATTTATTCATTTCGCATGATTTAAGTGTAGTAGAACATTTATGTACGAAAATCGGAATTATGTATTTAGGTACGATTGTGGAGACAGCACCGCGTGATGAGTTATTTACCAATCCGCTACATCCTTATACGAAAGCATTGTTATCAGCTGTTCCAATACCAGATCCAACAGTGAAGCGAGAGCGAATTATACTAGAAGGGGATATTCCAAGTCCAGCAAATCCACCTTCGGGCTGTCGTTTTCATACACGTTGCCCATTTGCAACGGATGTTTGTAAAAAAATAGTACCAGAATTCCGTAATGTTGGTGCAGAGCATTTTGTTGCTTGTCATCACGTATAA
- a CDS encoding DUF3948 family protein — protein MKDMKEQVLQVTKGDFVGSASGAVVLTALIVFLSSVLV, from the coding sequence ATGAAAGATATGAAAGAGCAAGTATTACAAGTAACAAAAGGTGACTTCGTAGGATCAGCAAGTGGAGCGGTAGTATTAACAGCATTAATCGTATTTTTATCAAGTGTATTAGTATAA
- a CDS encoding DUF3948 family protein: MNSEQVFQVTKTDLLGSLGGAVILTSVILFLANVLV, from the coding sequence ATGAACAGTGAACAAGTGTTTCAAGTAACAAAAACAGATTTATTAGGATCCTTAGGTGGAGCGGTAATATTAACATCAGTTATTCTATTCCTTGCAAATGTATTAGTATGA
- the opp4C gene encoding oligopeptide ABC transporter permease: METVTVITEKKEKKRRNESSPWRQAFKKIKKNKMALVGFYALIFMFLFCFIGPFFSPYASGKIQVALINKPPSFSHWLGTDQLGRDILTRLMQAGRISLTIGLASMVLSVILGALLGAIAGFYRGIVDNIIMRLADILMSMPGLPLLIIMGAILSEWKVPSDYRLYVIMIILSLVGWPGLARLVRGQILSLREQAFMQAADVLGIKDYRKIIYHLIPNVLPILIVVSTLGVAGSILGESALSYLGLGVVPPTPSWGNMISAANSLIDFQKRPWLWIPPGFAIFITVVSINLLGDALRDALDPKMRR; encoded by the coding sequence ATGGAGACTGTTACAGTAATTACAGAAAAAAAAGAAAAAAAGAGAAGAAATGAATCATCACCATGGCGACAAGCTTTTAAAAAGATAAAGAAAAATAAGATGGCACTTGTAGGGTTTTATGCATTAATTTTTATGTTTTTATTTTGTTTTATCGGTCCGTTCTTTTCTCCATATGCATCAGGAAAAATACAAGTTGCGCTCATTAACAAACCACCTAGTTTTTCTCATTGGCTTGGTACAGATCAATTAGGAAGAGATATTTTAACAAGGCTTATGCAAGCGGGACGTATTTCATTAACCATTGGTTTAGCTTCAATGGTTTTATCGGTTATACTTGGAGCTTTATTAGGAGCGATTGCAGGTTTTTATCGTGGTATTGTGGACAATATTATTATGCGACTTGCAGATATTTTAATGTCGATGCCAGGATTACCGTTACTTATTATAATGGGTGCGATTTTATCAGAGTGGAAAGTACCGTCTGATTATCGTTTGTATGTCATTATGATTATTTTAAGTTTAGTAGGTTGGCCAGGGCTTGCACGCCTTGTAAGAGGGCAAATTTTATCACTTAGGGAGCAAGCATTTATGCAAGCTGCGGATGTGTTAGGAATAAAAGATTACCGGAAAATTATATATCACTTAATACCTAATGTTTTACCTATTTTAATTGTCGTATCTACATTAGGTGTTGCAGGTTCTATTTTGGGAGAATCCGCACTAAGTTACTTAGGTCTTGGAGTCGTTCCACCTACACCATCATGGGGGAACATGATTAGCGCAGCTAACTCATTAATCGATTTCCAAAAGCGTCCATGGTTATGGATTCCGCCTGGTTTTGCAATCTTTATAACAGTTGTATCAATTAATTTACTTGGTGATGCACTTCGTGATGCATTAGATCCAAAGATGAGACGGTAG
- the hppD gene encoding 4-hydroxyphenylpyruvate dioxygenase: MKQKSMDTLAAQMEDFFPVRDVDHLEFYVGNAKQSSYYLARAFGFKIVAYSGLETGNREKVSYVLVQKNMRFVVSGALSSENRIAEFVKTHGDGVKDVALLVDDVDKAYSEAVKRGAVAIAPPQELTDEDGTLKKAVIGTYGDTIHTLVERKNYKGAFMPGFQKVEFNIPFEESGLIAVDHVVGNVEKMEEWVSYYENVMGFKQMIHFDDDDISTEYSALMSKVMTNGSRIKFPINEPADGKRKSQIQEYLEFYNGAGVQHLALLTSDIVKTVEALRANGVEFLDTPDTYYDELTARVGKIDEEIDKLKELKILVDRDDEGYLLQIFTKPIVDRPTLFIEIIQRKGSRGFGEGNFKALFESIEREQERRGNL, translated from the coding sequence ATGAAACAAAAATCTATGGATACGCTAGCTGCACAAATGGAGGACTTTTTTCCAGTACGTGATGTAGATCATTTGGAATTTTACGTAGGGAATGCAAAGCAATCGAGTTATTATCTTGCGAGAGCGTTCGGATTCAAAATTGTGGCTTACTCTGGATTAGAAACTGGAAACCGTGAAAAGGTATCTTATGTTCTTGTGCAAAAAAATATGCGTTTCGTTGTGTCTGGAGCTTTAAGTAGTGAAAATCGTATTGCAGAGTTTGTAAAGACTCATGGTGATGGCGTGAAGGATGTGGCACTACTTGTTGATGATGTTGATAAAGCATACTCAGAAGCAGTGAAACGTGGTGCCGTCGCAATTGCTCCACCGCAGGAATTAACAGATGAGGACGGTACATTGAAAAAAGCAGTTATTGGTACGTATGGTGATACAATTCATACGCTTGTAGAGCGTAAAAATTATAAAGGGGCATTTATGCCAGGATTCCAAAAGGTAGAATTTAATATTCCATTTGAAGAGTCTGGTTTAATTGCTGTTGATCATGTAGTTGGTAATGTTGAAAAAATGGAAGAGTGGGTTAGTTATTACGAGAATGTTATGGGCTTTAAACAAATGATTCATTTTGATGATGACGATATTAGTACAGAGTATTCGGCGTTAATGTCGAAAGTTATGACGAATGGAAGTCGTATTAAGTTTCCTATTAACGAACCAGCAGATGGAAAGAGAAAGTCACAAATTCAAGAGTATCTAGAATTCTATAATGGAGCTGGTGTACAACATCTTGCTTTATTAACAAGTGATATTGTTAAAACAGTTGAAGCGCTTCGTGCAAATGGGGTGGAGTTTTTAGATACACCTGATACTTATTATGATGAGTTAACTGCACGAGTTGGAAAAATCGATGAAGAAATTGATAAGTTAAAAGAATTAAAGATTTTAGTAGATCGTGATGATGAAGGTTACTTACTACAAATCTTTACGAAACCAATTGTAGATCGCCCGACTTTATTTATTGAAATCATTCAACGTAAAGGTTCTCGTGGATTTGGTGAAGGAAACTTTAAAGCGTTATTCGAATCAATTGAAAGAGAACAAGAGCGTCGCGGAAACTTATAA
- a CDS encoding ABC transporter permease, whose amino-acid sequence MKTYIVRRLLQMIPTLLGTSIIIFVLFALLPGDYIDSNPKITPERAAELRELYGLNKPIVERYFHWLGNALQGDFGFSLQYQEPVTSLLNKFIWNSFSVAIIALFFIWLIALIIGVFSATKQHSLFDKLVTIGVFAAMSFPSFFIGLFLIKVFAVDFKLLPIGGMIDVGSNSTGVAYVIEVAKHMILPVFILTLLGVGSLTRYFRTSMLEVVRQDYIRTARAKGLKEKTVIYKHALKNAILPAITLLAFELPGLFSGAIIIEQIFNWPGIGNIQLEALNFRDYTVLMAFTMFLSCLTIVSNFLADIVYAVVDPRIRLK is encoded by the coding sequence GTGAAAACATATATTGTTCGTAGGTTGTTACAAATGATTCCTACACTGCTTGGTACATCAATTATTATCTTCGTCCTGTTCGCACTTCTTCCTGGGGATTATATTGATTCAAACCCGAAAATTACACCGGAAAGAGCAGCTGAACTGAGGGAGTTATATGGGTTGAACAAACCAATTGTTGAGCGTTATTTTCATTGGTTAGGTAATGCATTGCAAGGGGACTTTGGCTTCTCGCTTCAATATCAAGAGCCTGTAACGTCATTATTAAATAAATTTATTTGGAATTCTTTTAGTGTAGCAATTATTGCATTGTTTTTTATTTGGCTAATTGCACTTATTATCGGTGTATTCTCGGCGACGAAGCAACATTCTTTATTCGATAAACTTGTAACAATCGGTGTTTTTGCAGCAATGTCATTCCCTTCATTCTTTATCGGTTTGTTTTTAATTAAGGTGTTTGCGGTTGACTTTAAGTTATTACCGATAGGTGGAATGATTGATGTTGGCAGTAATTCAACAGGAGTTGCTTACGTGATAGAAGTTGCAAAACATATGATTTTACCAGTATTTATTTTGACACTTCTTGGGGTCGGCTCGCTAACTCGTTATTTTAGAACAAGTATGTTAGAGGTTGTAAGACAAGATTACATACGAACAGCAAGAGCGAAAGGTTTGAAGGAGAAGACGGTTATTTATAAGCATGCATTAAAAAATGCAATTTTACCGGCAATTACGTTATTAGCATTTGAATTACCTGGATTGTTTTCTGGGGCAATTATTATTGAACAAATTTTTAACTGGCCAGGGATTGGTAATATTCAATTAGAAGCATTAAATTTCCGTGACTATACAGTATTGATGGCATTTACGATGTTTCTTTCTTGTTTAACAATCGTTTCAAACTTTTTAGCAGATATCGTATATGCAGTTGTTGATCCAAGAATTCGGTTGAAGTAA
- a CDS encoding ABC transporter substrate-binding protein, whose product MKKKTKKWAGVFSVLMSSSLVLSACGGQEDAASTEPVKQQDLKNVKIEKIAATDKTKVPDKAKNRKDTLVVGISKPGGVFLPYFQQNGWDGNVTSVIFASLVSTDKQGKPIPELAEKWDVSSDQLTYTFHLRKDLKFSDGSPLTADDVAFTLTLLHDKAYEGEVDISQYAVKGGKEYKEGKATSIEGIQVVDPQTIKITTEKVNSQAIFVLGGTVLSKAYYGKDYKQNTSLDYLKDLYGNPLAAGPYKFEKYIPGQEVRFVANENYYAGKAKIQNFIYKITSGDTKLQLFQTGEVDHTGLGTGDEVLEQAKALEFANIQIETAPSFSYIYMNNNKPYLKDKKVRQALIYGLDRKKYVDTALKGYGTVANVPIHPTSWAYTEEGVNKYEYDKEKAKKLLDEAGWKVGSDGIREKDGQKLKLSYFGPSSAKDSDLLIPIAKENYKEIGVEFNPEFMDFNTMLSKVNKGDYDLASVSTPITSDPSETAGEYLSTANETSLGYKNAKVDELIQKGIETVDIEKRKPIYKELYKELSDDPPVILLNYRRTITGYNGNIKGIDPEKYNSISANLPVLSFEK is encoded by the coding sequence ATGAAGAAAAAGACAAAAAAATGGGCTGGTGTATTTTCGGTATTAATGAGTAGTTCGCTTGTGTTGTCTGCTTGTGGGGGACAGGAGGACGCGGCTTCTACGGAGCCGGTTAAACAGCAGGATTTAAAAAATGTGAAAATTGAAAAGATCGCTGCGACAGATAAAACGAAAGTGCCAGACAAAGCGAAGAATAGAAAAGATACGTTAGTAGTTGGTATTAGTAAGCCAGGCGGCGTATTTTTGCCATACTTCCAACAAAATGGTTGGGATGGAAACGTAACTTCAGTTATTTTTGCATCTCTTGTATCAACCGATAAACAAGGGAAACCAATTCCAGAATTAGCTGAGAAGTGGGACGTTTCTTCTGATCAGTTAACATATACATTCCATTTACGTAAAGATTTGAAATTTAGTGATGGATCGCCATTAACGGCGGATGATGTAGCTTTCACATTGACGCTTTTACATGATAAGGCATATGAAGGTGAAGTAGATATCTCTCAATATGCGGTTAAAGGTGGTAAAGAATATAAGGAAGGAAAAGCAACTTCAATTGAAGGTATTCAAGTTGTTGATCCACAAACAATTAAAATTACAACTGAAAAAGTGAATTCACAAGCTATATTTGTTTTAGGAGGTACAGTACTATCAAAAGCTTATTATGGAAAAGATTATAAGCAAAATACAAGCTTAGATTACTTAAAAGATTTATATGGAAACCCATTAGCTGCGGGTCCATATAAATTTGAAAAGTATATTCCAGGTCAAGAAGTTCGTTTTGTAGCAAACGAAAATTATTATGCGGGTAAAGCAAAAATTCAAAACTTCATTTATAAAATTACTTCTGGTGATACGAAGCTTCAGTTATTCCAAACAGGAGAAGTTGACCATACTGGCTTAGGTACTGGTGATGAGGTTCTTGAACAGGCTAAGGCTTTAGAATTCGCCAATATCCAAATCGAAACAGCACCGTCATTTAGTTATATTTATATGAATAATAATAAGCCTTATTTAAAGGATAAAAAGGTTCGCCAAGCACTTATTTACGGATTAGACCGCAAAAAATATGTTGATACAGCGTTAAAAGGATACGGTACAGTAGCCAATGTACCAATTCATCCAACTTCTTGGGCTTATACGGAAGAAGGAGTTAATAAATACGAATACGATAAAGAAAAAGCGAAAAAATTATTAGATGAAGCAGGGTGGAAAGTTGGTTCGGATGGAATTCGTGAAAAAGATGGTCAAAAATTAAAACTTTCTTATTTCGGTCCAAGTTCGGCTAAAGATAGTGATTTATTAATTCCGATTGCGAAAGAGAATTATAAAGAAATAGGTGTAGAGTTTAATCCTGAATTTATGGACTTTAATACGATGCTTTCTAAGGTAAACAAAGGGGATTATGATTTAGCTTCTGTTTCGACACCGATTACAAGTGATCCGAGTGAAACAGCTGGTGAATATTTGTCTACTGCAAATGAAACTAGTCTTGGTTATAAGAATGCAAAAGTAGATGAGCTAATTCAAAAAGGTATTGAAACTGTAGATATCGAAAAGCGTAAACCTATTTATAAAGAATTGTATAAAGAATTAAGTGATGATCCACCAGTAATTCTATTAAACTACCGTAGAACAATTACTGGTTATAACGGGAATATAAAAGGAATTGATCCTGAAAAGTACAACAGTATTAGTGCAAACTTACCAGTATTATCATTTGAAAAATAA
- the abc-f gene encoding ribosomal protection-like ABC-F family protein codes for MGNVSFSWFFILKGVRKMTICSVNNVTKSFGGNTIFENISLEIKNGERVGLVGRNGSGKTTIFGLLTGMESLDAGAIHMKKGTRIGHVAQIPKFDEVMTVYDVLSSAFKVEKELEKEMHALEKNMAVEQEQSALEKLMERYGVIQEKFAFLGGYEIEANIMKVANGLQVTDLFSRVFTELSGGEQTKVSLAYMLLQKPDLLLLDEPTNHLDLFAVEWLEQFLKEYTGTVIVISHDRYFLDEVVTKIFDLEDGEIHVYHTNYSQFVEEKEERLLQEFQAYQEQQKKIKKMKEAIKRLREWANQANPPNEGLHKRARNMERALERIEKLKRPILERKQMGLQFEGQERSGKDVVVMKEVSKGFAGRPLFEQANLHVRFQERAAIVGRNGTGKTTLLKLLLEEINPDVGEIRIGSSVKIGYLSQHTYGNVKSNVLEAFREYVAVTEGEARHILAKFLFYGPAVFKKVTQLSGGEKMRLRLAQLMYQDINFLILDEPTNHLDIESREVLEEALEQYNGTILAVSHDRYFLNKLFEKTYWIDECKLFEFAGNYAWARQKWEEKLEKQVIKQKRQGRKSVEMVPVKEKKARNLEEIENELMHVEEDIYAIECEMEHVADVERLEKLYEEKTMKELLRAKLYSELENIVE; via the coding sequence ATGGGGAATGTTTCTTTCTCATGGTTTTTTATATTGAAAGGAGTACGGAAAATGACTATTTGTAGTGTAAATAATGTAACGAAATCTTTTGGTGGAAACACCATATTTGAAAATATATCGCTTGAAATAAAGAATGGTGAACGTGTTGGATTAGTTGGTCGTAACGGTAGTGGGAAGACAACAATCTTTGGGCTTCTAACTGGAATGGAGAGTTTGGATGCAGGAGCCATTCATATGAAGAAAGGTACACGTATTGGTCATGTCGCACAAATTCCGAAGTTTGATGAGGTTATGACTGTATATGATGTATTGAGTTCTGCTTTTAAAGTAGAAAAGGAATTAGAAAAAGAAATGCATGCTTTAGAAAAAAATATGGCGGTGGAACAGGAACAATCTGCTTTGGAAAAGCTAATGGAGAGGTACGGAGTCATTCAAGAAAAATTTGCATTTCTCGGTGGTTATGAAATCGAGGCAAATATAATGAAGGTAGCAAATGGCTTACAAGTGACAGACTTATTTTCAAGAGTATTTACGGAATTAAGTGGAGGAGAACAGACGAAAGTAAGCCTTGCATATATGCTATTGCAGAAACCAGATTTACTTCTATTAGATGAACCAACAAATCATTTAGATTTATTTGCAGTTGAATGGTTAGAGCAATTTTTAAAAGAATACACTGGAACAGTTATAGTTATTTCACATGATCGCTATTTCCTTGATGAAGTTGTAACGAAAATTTTTGATTTGGAAGATGGAGAGATTCACGTGTACCATACGAATTATTCTCAGTTCGTTGAGGAGAAGGAAGAAAGATTACTTCAAGAGTTTCAAGCTTATCAGGAGCAACAAAAGAAAATAAAGAAAATGAAAGAAGCGATTAAGCGTCTACGTGAATGGGCAAATCAAGCGAACCCTCCGAATGAAGGATTGCATAAAAGAGCGAGAAATATGGAACGTGCGTTAGAACGTATAGAGAAATTAAAGAGGCCAATTTTAGAACGAAAACAGATGGGTCTTCAGTTTGAAGGGCAAGAGAGAAGCGGGAAAGATGTTGTTGTAATGAAAGAAGTGAGTAAAGGTTTTGCTGGACGACCTTTATTTGAACAAGCGAATTTACATGTTCGTTTTCAAGAGCGTGCGGCTATCGTTGGTCGTAATGGTACAGGAAAGACTACATTATTAAAACTACTATTAGAAGAAATAAATCCAGACGTTGGTGAAATTCGAATTGGTAGTAGTGTCAAAATTGGTTATTTATCACAGCATACGTATGGAAATGTGAAGAGTAATGTATTGGAAGCGTTTAGAGAGTATGTAGCTGTAACAGAAGGAGAAGCAAGACATATATTGGCTAAGTTTTTATTTTATGGTCCAGCAGTATTTAAGAAAGTAACGCAACTGAGCGGTGGAGAAAAAATGAGGTTAAGACTTGCGCAACTTATGTATCAAGACATCAATTTTCTAATTTTAGATGAGCCGACAAACCATCTTGATATTGAATCAAGGGAAGTTTTAGAGGAAGCCCTTGAGCAATATAATGGAACAATCCTAGCTGTTTCACATGATCGTTATTTTTTAAATAAGTTATTTGAAAAGACGTACTGGATTGATGAATGTAAATTATTTGAGTTTGCAGGAAACTATGCATGGGCTCGTCAAAAATGGGAAGAAAAGCTTGAGAAGCAAGTAATAAAGCAAAAACGCCAAGGGAGAAAGAGTGTTGAAATGGTTCCAGTAAAAGAGAAAAAAGCTAGGAATCTTGAAGAGATTGAAAATGAGTTAATGCATGTAGAAGAAGATATATATGCAATAGAATGTGAAATGGAACATGTAGCTGATGTTGAAAGACTTGAAAAATTATATGAGGAAAAAACGATGAAAGAGTTGTTACGAGCGAAGTTATATAGTGAGTTAGAGAATATTGTGGAGTAA
- a CDS encoding ABC transporter ATP-binding protein: protein MSKAVVELKDLQTHFQTEEGTVKAVNHVSFSVREGETVCVVGESGCGKSVTALSIMGLIAESGSVVGGDILYEGKSLLGMKEKELRSLRGNDIAMIFQEPMTSLNPVFTVGEQIVETLREHELLSKNEAYKKAIELIRKVGIARADEIVHSYPHELSGGMLQRIMIAVALSCNPKLLIADEPTTALDVTIQAQILDLLRQVKEEFKTSILLITHDLGVVAEMADYVVVMYGGKVIEEAPVLEIFQNPKHPYTKGLLKSKPVMGKRIDKLYSIPGQVPNLVGLGEFCYFSGRCEHCMEICEKEAPNLNVNDENHKVACWLYEERAEQ from the coding sequence ATGAGTAAAGCGGTAGTAGAGCTGAAAGATTTACAAACACACTTTCAGACAGAAGAAGGGACAGTAAAAGCTGTGAATCATGTTAGTTTTTCTGTTCGAGAAGGTGAAACTGTTTGTGTTGTAGGTGAATCTGGTTGCGGAAAAAGTGTAACGGCGTTATCTATTATGGGACTTATTGCTGAATCAGGCAGTGTAGTAGGTGGAGATATTTTATATGAAGGAAAAAGTCTTTTAGGAATGAAAGAGAAAGAGCTTCGTAGTTTACGAGGGAATGATATTGCGATGATTTTCCAAGAACCGATGACATCGCTAAACCCCGTCTTCACTGTAGGAGAGCAAATTGTAGAAACGTTAAGGGAGCATGAATTACTTAGTAAAAATGAAGCATATAAGAAGGCAATTGAGTTAATTCGTAAAGTTGGCATAGCCCGCGCTGATGAAATCGTCCATTCTTATCCGCATGAACTGAGCGGCGGGATGTTACAACGTATTATGATTGCTGTTGCACTTAGTTGTAATCCTAAGTTATTAATTGCGGATGAACCAACAACAGCTCTTGATGTTACCATTCAGGCTCAAATATTGGATCTACTAAGACAAGTGAAAGAAGAATTTAAAACGTCGATTTTATTAATTACACATGACTTAGGTGTCGTAGCGGAAATGGCTGATTATGTTGTCGTTATGTATGGCGGGAAAGTTATCGAAGAAGCCCCAGTACTAGAGATATTCCAAAATCCAAAACATCCTTATACGAAAGGATTATTGAAATCAAAACCAGTAATGGGAAAACGAATAGATAAACTATATTCTATTCCAGGGCAAGTTCCGAATTTAGTTGGTTTAGGTGAGTTTTGCTACTTTAGTGGGCGTTGTGAGCATTGTATGGAAATATGTGAAAAAGAAGCCCCAAATCTAAATGTAAATGATGAAAATCATAAAGTAGCTTGCTGGTTATATGAGGAGCGTGCGGAACAATGA
- a CDS encoding DUF3948 family protein produces MKEQVLQVTKGDFVGSASGAVVLTALIVFLSSVLV; encoded by the coding sequence ATGAAAGAGCAAGTATTACAAGTAACAAAAGGTGATTTCGTAGGATCAGCAAGTGGAGCGGTAGTATTAACAGCGTTAATCGTATTTCTATCAAGCGTATTAGTATAA
- a CDS encoding DUF3948 family protein — protein MKDMKEQVLQVTKGDFVGSASGAVVLTALIVFLSSVLV, from the coding sequence ATGAAAGATATGAAAGAGCAAGTATTACAAGTAACAAAAGGTGACTTCGTAGGATCAGCAAGTGGAGCAGTAGTATTAACAGCGTTAATCGTATTTCTATCAAGCGTATTAGTATAA